CCGGCACGCCACTCACGCCATAGTCAATGCCGATGCGATCGTCGCTGTCCGGACCCGTCGGGTAGTTCACCTTGTATGTTTGCAGGAATTTCTGCGCGTCGCTGTCGACATCCATCACATTCACGCCAACCATGATGACATCATCGGCCAACGCCCCACGTGCAGTCGTCAGGAGCGGCATCTCATCGCGGCACGGATCGCACCACGACGCCCAGAAGTTGAGCAGCACGATCTTGCCACGCTGGTCAGACAGGCGAAACTGATCGCCGTCAAACGTCGTTATCTCAAAGTCCCGCGCCGGCTTGCCATCTTCCAGCACCAGCGCGCCAGATGCATTCACCCGCCCGCGATCCGCGAGCCGTGCACCTTCCGGGGCAAACAACGCATAGGCAAGGACACCGAGCAGGGCACCGACCATCACGAGCGCAACGATCGGCACGATGACCGTTCGGAAGAGACTCCGCGGTAGGGGCGCTGCCTGCTCCGAACTGTCGACCGCAGGCTCAGGTGACTCAATGGATCCAGGTTGCTCTTGCATTGCCGCTCTCCCGGCATACGTGAACGCGGCGCGCACATTCGTGGGGGAAGAGGGACTCGAACCCTCACACCTTGCGGTACGTGCTCCTAAGGCACGCGCGTCTGCCGATTCCGCCATCCCCCCGGATGTCTCCCCCAGCCCGCATCAGTATAACAACCCACCCCCGCAAATCGTCCCGCCAGACACAGCACCAAATGACACCCGACAGCGAGAGAGCGATGTTACGTCGGACTGTTTCGGGCGGGTGGGAGATTTCTCACTGCGGTTCGAAATGACAGATTGCGAGGATGGCTGTCGGGCCGTGCTCGGCAATACTGACTGCTTACGTGTTGCTTCTGCCAGCATGTCAAGCGGTCCGCATGGCAACTACGCTTTCGGTCCTGTCATTTCGAACCGCAGTGAAGATCTCCCTGCCGATACAGTCCACACCGCAAATTGCCCCAACGCACGGCCCTAACCACACGACTGCCCAAAAACACAAACACGCCGAGACGCGAGCGCTCTTCGCGCCTCGTCCCAGCGTGTTGTTTTATATCCGTGCTACCTGCTGGGCTAGCTGCCGCAGCCGCAGCCCTGCGCGGTCTCAGCGTTCATGCCCGTGTCGAACGAGTGGCCGCAAGCGCACGACGCGACAGCGTTCGGGTTGCGAACGGTGAAGCCGCCACCCATCAGGCTGTTGACGAAGTCAATCTCAGCCCCGCCGACATACATCGCCGAAAACTCATCGATCACGAGCTTGACGCCCTTGGACTCGATGACGGTGTCGCCCTCGTCAGCCATCTCTTCGATGGACATGCCATATTGCAGACCTGAGCAACCACCCGGAGCTACGAACACACGCAGCGCATGATCCGGCGTGCCCTGCTCAGAAAGGAAGTCACGGAGCTGGTCGACAGCCTCGTCCGTAATCGTAAGCATCGACATAGTGCATCCTCCTATGGAACCAGCGCCCCCCTGGCGCTATGAATCTACCTGAGTATATACCCATTCCGAAACCGAGAGGATTATAAACCAGCTTCTGAATTTGCAACATCCAGTATTTGGCGCAATTGCGTTAGCTGACTCCGGAGCGCCGCTGACTCCCTCTGATACTCAAGGACCAGCGCCCGAGGTCGAGCCGCTGCCAGCACCATCTGCAATAGCCGTACATCCTCATCAGTCAGCTCAGCGTGAGCATCGTCCAGCAAGCCCGCATGCTCGCCATGCTCCAGCGGTCGTGGGCTGCTGACATGCACCTCGCCGACGCGATCCAGCGGCAACTCCGCCAGCAACTGTTCAGGTGCAATGCCGAGCCAGCTCGCCGACACACGCAGATGCCCGATATCGAGCAGCATGCCGCAACCGCTCGCATCCAGCACCTGCCGGATGAAGTCCGACTCGCAGACGAACTCGTACGCTCCTTCCGGGCAGTAGTCGAGATTCTCCAGCAGCAACGGCACCTGCACCATCTCGTGCGCCGCCGTTGCGGTCGTCGCGATTCGTTCCAGCAACTCGTCGCGCGGCAGCACCTGCGACACCGGCAGCATGTGCTCCTCGAACCGGACGCGCTCGCAGGAGAACCCGAGATGCAAGCTGAACCACGGGCTCTGCGCCGCGCGGATCGCCACGTTCGCCCGCGCAGCCCAATCGCCATCAACATAGCCGGTGTCCGCCAGGCTCACGTCCATGTCAAGGTTGTGCAGCAAAAGCGGGGCCGGTCGCGCCGCTAACGCCGCGTCCAGCCCCCAGCCAGGCACCTCTACGATGTCAACCAGTGAATCGAGATCGTCCAGCGCCGCCAATGCCGGAGACCAGGTTGCCCCCAGCATCGTCCGCGCGCTGGGTGTCACGCCGCCACCGATGACAGGCAGCGTCGAATCGCGTCGCCAAACTCAACCGTCGACAGCGCTGATCCGCCTTGCGCGACATCAGCCGTCCGCACGCCGGAGTCGAGCGTCTGCGCGACTGCCGCTTCGATCGCGTCCGCCTGCGCATCCAGCCCGAAGGACACTCGCAGCATCATCGCCGCCGACAGGATCGCTCCGGTTGGATTGGCGATGCCCTTGCCGGCGATGTCCGGCGCCGATCCGTGAATCGGCTCATACACACCGAAGGTCCCGTCCGCACCGATGCTCGCCGACGGCAGCATCCCCAGCGAACCAGCCAGCACCGACGCCTCGTCACTCAGGATGTCGCCGAACGTGTTCTCCATGATGAGCACATCGAACGACGCCGGATTGGCAATCAGACGCATCGCGCAGGAATCGACCAGTTGATGCTCGGTGGTCACATCGGGAAAGTCGGCAGCGACCTCATCAACGATCGTCCGCCAGAGCTGGGAGGTCGCCAGCACGTTCGACTTGTCGACGCTTGTGACTTTGCGCCGCCGTCCGGACGCCAGGCGGTAGCCCAGCTCGGCGATACGGCGAATCTCGGCCTCGCTATATGCCATCGTATCGACCGCCTGTCGGCCCTCGTCGGTCGTCCACTGCTCGGACGGCTTGCCGAAGTACAGGCCGCCGGTCAGCTCCCGCACGATCAGCAGATCGACGCCCCGCACGACATCCGGCTTCACCGGCGTCGTGTCGGCCAGCGCATCGAACACCTTCACTGGCCGCAGGTTCGCGAACAGCCCCAGGCTGTAGCGCAACTTCAGCAGGCCAGACTCTGGCCGCAGATCGCGCGGCTGCTTGTCCCAGGCCGGTCCGCCAACCGCACCGAGCAGCGCACCGCCGCAGGCACGCGTCGTCTCGATGTCCTCGTCGCGGACTGGCACTCCATAGGCGTCGATCGCCGAGCCGCCGATCTTGGCCGTCTCGAACGCGAACGAGACGCCGGTCGCCTCCCCGACCGCCTCGATTGTCTTCTGCGCCTCGGCAATCACCTCCGGCCCGACGCCATCGCCGGGCAGCAGCATGACCCGCTTCGTCTCCGTATCCGTCACGAAGTCGCCCCCGACTCCGCCTCACGCTGCCGCACTCGCTCGGTGACCGCCTCAATCAGTCCACCGGCGTTGACGATCTCCTGCACATACGGCGCGTGCGGCTTGGCGGTGTAGGTCTGGCCCGTGCGCGTGTTGACCACGAATCCTTCGGTCGTGTCAACCTCCAGGATGTCGCCTGTCTCTGCATCCGCCACCGCCTCGGGACACTCCACCAGCGGCAAACCGATATTGATCGAGTTGCGGTAGAAGATCCGCGCATAGCTCTCGGCCATCACCAGCGACACGCCCGCGCCACGAATGGCGAGCGGCGCGTGCTCGCGCGATGAACCGCAGCCAAAGTTCTTTCCGCCGACAATGATGTCGCCTTCCTGAACCTTCTGCGGGAACTCCGGGTCGATGTCCTCCATGACATGCTCGGCCAACTCCTTGGCATCGAACGTCAGCAGGTGGCGCGCCGGGATGATGACATCTGTATCGATGTCGTCGCCGAACTTCCAGACTCGTCCTCGAAACTGCATGGTCCCCCCGTCATCCGATTCACCAATTGCGCCGCGTCACCCACGGTGCGCGCATCATTCAGTCGTCTGGCGAGCTGCATAACTGCGGCCCGTTAGGCGACAGGTGCTTTGCTCTCAACCATCGCCGGCGTGCCGACGTGCCCGAGGATCGCGCTGGCGGCAGCTACCCGCGGGCCGGTCAAAATCACGTCCGACTCGCGATGCCCCATCCGTCCGCGGAAGTTCCGGTTGGTCGTCGAGACACAGCGCTCGCCCTTGGCCAGCACGCCCATGTAGCCACCGAGGCACGGCCCGCAGGTCGACGTGCTGAAGACAGCCCCGGCGTCCATGAAGATCTCGTCGAGCCCTTCCTTGGCCGCCTCTCGCGCGACCTTCTGTGAGCCCGGAATGACGATGCAGCGCACCATCGGATGCACCTGATGGCCACGCATGACCTCGGCCGCCGCCCGCAGGTCCGACAGTCGCCCATTGGTGCAGGAACCGATGACGACCTGATCGATCGGGTCAGTACCCACCGAGTCCGCATCATGCACGTTGGACGGCAGGTGCGGCAACGCCACAACCGGCTTGAGGTTCGTCACGTCGATCTCAACGATGCGAGAGTAGGTCGCGTCCGGATCGGAGGCAAACGGCGTGTAGTTGCCGTCTGTCACCTGGTCCAGGAAGCCCTTGGTGATGTCGTCAAAGGGGAAGATGCCGGTGTCGCCGCCGGCCTCGATCGCCATGTTGCACATCGCGATCCGGTCATCCATCGGCAACGCATCGATCACTGGCCCTGTGAACTCCATGACCGAGTTCAGCGCACCATCAACGCCGATCTTGCCGATCGTGTGCAGGATCAGATCCTTGCCGCCAATGTCCGGCGGCAGCGTGCCGGTGTAGACGAACTTGATCGTGTCCGGCACCCGCACCCAGGTCGTGCCGAGCGCCATCGCCGCTGCAATGTCGGTCGAGCCCATGCCAGTCGAGAAAGCGTTGAACGCGCCATAGGTGCAGGTGTGTGAGTCGGCACCAATGATGATATCGCCGGGTCTCGTCAGACCGTTCTCCGGCAGGACGACGTGCTCGATACCGGCACGACCAATCTCAAAGTACAGCGTGCCCTGCTCGTGCGCGAACTCGCGCATGATCTTCGCCATCCCGGCCGCCTTGATGTCCTTGGCCGGCACGAAGTGATCCGGCACGAAGACGACCTTCTTCGGATCGAAGACCGATTTCAGCCCCGTCTTCTTGAACTCGGCGATCGACAACGGCGCGGTCACGTCGTTCGTCATCACTAGATCAACCGCGACCTCGACAATCTCGCCCGGCGTGACGCTCTCCCGCCCGGCCCCCTTGGCCAGGATCTTCTGGGCCATCGTCAGTCCCATGTCAGACCACTCCCTCTGCCTTCAGCGGCGCATCCACCGCCACCGCTGCCCGATTCAAAGCCGTCAGATACGCTCGCACACTCGACTCGACGATATCCGTCGTGACGGCGTGCCCGCTAAAGATCTGCCCATCGACGCGAATCCTCACCGACACCGAGCCCTGCGCGTCTTCGCCGGGAGTCACGGCGTCGATGTGATACTGCTCCAGCTCGGCATCAATCCCTGCTACCTGATCGATCGCTTGATAGATCGCGTCGATCTGCCCGTTGCCGCGCCCGGTCGCCTCACGCTCGACACCGTTCACGTTGACGATGACCGCCGCTTCGGCACCACCTTCCGACCCCGAGTTCGAGCGCCAACCAAGAAGAACATACGGCTCAACCCCGACGTGCTGGAACGACTCCTCGACGATCGCTACGATGTCCGCATCCGTGACCGTCT
This portion of the Thermomicrobiales bacterium genome encodes:
- a CDS encoding iron-sulfur cluster assembly accessory protein — translated: MLTITDEAVDQLRDFLSEQGTPDHALRVFVAPGGCSGLQYGMSIEEMADEGDTVIESKGVKLVIDEFSAMYVGGAEIDFVNSLMGGGFTVRNPNAVASCACGHSFDTGMNAETAQGCGCGS
- a CDS encoding 3-isopropylmalate dehydratase large subunit gives rise to the protein MGLTMAQKILAKGAGRESVTPGEIVEVAVDLVMTNDVTAPLSIAEFKKTGLKSVFDPKKVVFVPDHFVPAKDIKAAGMAKIMREFAHEQGTLYFEIGRAGIEHVVLPENGLTRPGDIIIGADSHTCTYGAFNAFSTGMGSTDIAAAMALGTTWVRVPDTIKFVYTGTLPPDIGGKDLILHTIGKIGVDGALNSVMEFTGPVIDALPMDDRIAMCNMAIEAGGDTGIFPFDDITKGFLDQVTDGNYTPFASDPDATYSRIVEIDVTNLKPVVALPHLPSNVHDADSVGTDPIDQVVIGSCTNGRLSDLRAAAEVMRGHQVHPMVRCIVIPGSQKVAREAAKEGLDEIFMDAGAVFSTSTCGPCLGGYMGVLAKGERCVSTTNRNFRGRMGHRESDVILTGPRVAAASAILGHVGTPAMVESKAPVA
- a CDS encoding DUF692 family protein, yielding MTPSARTMLGATWSPALAALDDLDSLVDIVEVPGWGLDAALAARPAPLLLHNLDMDVSLADTGYVDGDWAARANVAIRAAQSPWFSLHLGFSCERVRFEEHMLPVSQVLPRDELLERIATTATAAHEMVQVPLLLENLDYCPEGAYEFVCESDFIRQVLDASGCGMLLDIGHLRVSASWLGIAPEQLLAELPLDRVGEVHVSSPRPLEHGEHAGLLDDAHAELTDEDVRLLQMVLAAARPRALVLEYQRESAALRSQLTQLRQILDVANSEAGL
- a CDS encoding 3-isopropylmalate dehydratase small subunit, giving the protein MQFRGRVWKFGDDIDTDVIIPARHLLTFDAKELAEHVMEDIDPEFPQKVQEGDIIVGGKNFGCGSSREHAPLAIRGAGVSLVMAESYARIFYRNSINIGLPLVECPEAVADAETGDILEVDTTEGFVVNTRTGQTYTAKPHAPYVQEIVNAGGLIEAVTERVRQREAESGATS
- the leuB gene encoding 3-isopropylmalate dehydrogenase — protein: MTDTETKRVMLLPGDGVGPEVIAEAQKTIEAVGEATGVSFAFETAKIGGSAIDAYGVPVRDEDIETTRACGGALLGAVGGPAWDKQPRDLRPESGLLKLRYSLGLFANLRPVKVFDALADTTPVKPDVVRGVDLLIVRELTGGLYFGKPSEQWTTDEGRQAVDTMAYSEAEIRRIAELGYRLASGRRRKVTSVDKSNVLATSQLWRTIVDEVAADFPDVTTEHQLVDSCAMRLIANPASFDVLIMENTFGDILSDEASVLAGSLGMLPSASIGADGTFGVYEPIHGSAPDIAGKGIANPTGAILSAAMMLRVSFGLDAQADAIEAAVAQTLDSGVRTADVAQGGSALSTVEFGDAIRRCLSSVAA
- a CDS encoding TlpA family protein disulfide reductase codes for the protein MQEQPGSIESPEPAVDSSEQAAPLPRSLFRTVIVPIVALVMVGALLGVLAYALFAPEGARLADRGRVNASGALVLEDGKPARDFEITTFDGDQFRLSDQRGKIVLLNFWASWCDPCRDEMPLLTTARGALADDVIMVGVNVMDVDSDAQKFLQTYKVNYPTGPDSDDRIGIDYGVSGVPETFVVDAEGNLVAHLPGPVTSLQQLQDMVAEARK